The following proteins are encoded in a genomic region of Mycoplasma sp. NEAQ87857:
- a CDS encoding DNA cytosine methyltransferase: MKKVKVIDLFSGCGGLSYGFFKAGFDIVYSVEFWKPALDTYNLNYGKNEPIRDITDLKIREEIEAKFKNQIDIVIGGFPCQGYSMAGKRDKDDERNQLYKYTIDVIERTNCNLFVLENVKGILSFKERDGELVINKIISMLKEIGYYSEYVLVDASNFRVAQKRERVIFIGAKEKDKNKVIEVINKIKETKLPIKTVKDAIYDLEDAPENKEFNHIFTKHTAQMIEKIKQTPQGKSPMKNYSDAFRRQFYDRPSTTVKENHGGVHLHPVLNRVMTPRELARLQSFPDDFIFTSTKSNILKQIGNAVPAKLSVEIVKIIKEVFKYD, from the coding sequence ATGAAGAAAGTTAAAGTTATTGATTTATTTTCAGGTTGTGGTGGATTAAGTTATGGATTTTTTAAAGCTGGATTTGATATTGTTTATTCAGTTGAATTTTGAAAACCTGCTTTAGATACCTATAACTTAAACTATGGTAAAAATGAACCTATAAGAGATATTACAGATCTTAAAATTCGAGAAGAAATTGAAGCAAAATTTAAAAATCAAATTGATATTGTAATTGGTGGTTTTCCTTGTCAAGGATACTCAATGGCTGGTAAAAGAGATAAAGATGATGAAAGAAATCAGCTTTATAAATACACTATTGATGTAATTGAACGAACAAATTGTAATTTGTTCGTTTTAGAAAATGTTAAAGGTATCTTATCTTTTAAGGAAAGAGATGGTGAATTAGTAATTAATAAAATCATTTCAATGTTAAAAGAAATTGGTTATTATTCAGAATATGTTTTAGTAGATGCATCTAATTTTAGAGTTGCTCAAAAACGTGAAAGAGTAATCTTTATTGGTGCAAAAGAAAAAGATAAGAATAAGGTAATTGAAGTTATTAATAAAATTAAAGAAACTAAATTACCAATTAAAACAGTTAAAGATGCAATTTATGACTTAGAAGATGCTCCAGAAAATAAAGAGTTTAATCATATTTTCACAAAACATACAGCTCAAATGATTGAAAAAATTAAACAAACTCCTCAAGGTAAAAGTCCAATGAAAAACTACTCTGATGCATTTAGACGTCAATTTTATGATAGGCCTTCAACCACTGTTAAAGAAAACCATGGTGGAGTGCATCTTCATCCTGTTTTAAATAGAGTAATGACACCAAGAGAACTTGCAAGATTACAAAGTTTTCCAGATGATTTTATTTTTACATCTACTAAATCAAACATCTTAAAACAAATTGGAAACGCTGTT